The Anopheles moucheti chromosome 3, idAnoMoucSN_F20_07, whole genome shotgun sequence genome contains the following window.
GTTAAGGTACCACGCACCAAACGTGGTGTTCATCAAGACAGAAGATCCCGATCTGCCCGCCTTCTACTTCGATCCCTTGATCAATCCGATTGCACATCGGCATGCGGTGAAATCGATTGAAATTCTaccggatgatgatgaagaattCATCCTACCGGAGGAAGTGCAACCGTTCCTGCAGGATACACCGCTCTACACGGACAATACGGCCAACGGCATTTCGCTGCTTTGGGCTCCACGGCCATTCAACATGCGATCGGGTCGCTGCCGACGGGCGATCGATATTCCGTTGGTGAAAACATGGTACAAAGAACACTGCCCTCCGGGACATCCGGTTAAGGTGCGCGTCAGTTATCAGAAGCTGCTGAAGTACTACGTGCTAAACGCACTGAAGCACCGTAAACCGAAACCACAAAAGAAGCGCTACCTTTTCCGATCCTTCAAGGCGACGAAGTTCTTTCAAACGACCACACTGGATTGGGTGGAGGCGGGTTTGCAAGTGTGCCGGCAAGGGTACAACATGTTGAACTTGCTGATTCATCGCAAGAATCTGAACTACTTGCACCTGGATTACAATTTCAATCTGAAACCAGTCAAAACGCTCACCACAAAGGAACGTAAAAAGTCGCGTTTCGGTAACGCGTTCCATTTGTGTCGAGAAATTTTGCGCTTAACGAAGCTGATTATAGATTCGCACGTGCAGTACCGGTTGAACAACGTCGATGCGTTCCAGTTGGCCGACGGACTACAATATATCTTCGCCCACGTGGGACAATTGACCGGCATGTATCGGTACAAGTACAAGCTGATGCGACAGATTCGTATGTGCAAGGATTTGAAGCATCTCATCTACTATCGCTTCAACACGGTAAGAAGATGATGCGGAAATTGCTATCTGTATGCAATATTGTGGACTGATtgttgctttgtgtttttttcccctctctcGTTACAGGGTCCAGTGGGAAAGGGTCCTGGTTGTGGTTTCTGGGCACCGGGTTGGCGTGTTTGGTTGTTCTTCATGCGTGGCATTACTCCATTGTTGGAGCGATGGTTGGGCAATCTGTTGTCGCGTCAGTTCGAAGGTCGTCACTCGAAGGGCGTTGCCAAGACGGTTACGAAGCAACGCGTTGAGTCTCATTTCGATCTGGAGCTGCGTGCTTCAGTAATGCATGACATTGTCGATATGATGCCGGAAGGTATCAAACAGAACAAGGCCCGTACCATCCTGCAGCATCTGTCCGAAGCTTGGCGCTGCTGGAAAGCCAACATTCCCTGGAAGGTACCCGGTCTGCCGATTCCGATCGAAAACATGATCTTGCGGTACGTGAAAATGAAGGCAGATTGGTGGACCAATACGGCACATTACAATCGTGAACGTATCCGACGCGGGGCAACCGTCGATAAGACGGTGTGCAAGAAGAATTTGGGTCGGTTGACGCGACTGTACCTGAAGGCGGAACAAGAGCGGCAGCATAACTATCTGAAGGATGGACCTTACATTTCACCCGAGGAAGCAGTAGCCATCTACACGACCACAGTTCACTGGCTGGAATCACGTCGCTTTGCGCCCATTCCGTTCCCACCGCTTTCATACAAACACGATACCAAGTTGTTAATTTTGGCGCTGGAACGATTGAAGGAAGCGTATAGCGTAAAGTCACGCTTAAACCAAAGCCAACGCGAAGAGCTTGGTTTGATCGAACAGGCGTATGACAATCCGCACGAGGCATTGTCGAGAATTAAGCGTCATTTGTTGACGCAACGTGCATTTAAAGAGGTAGCATTGATTTATTGCGCACTGATCGCGTTCAACTGAGCAGTAATACCATTTCTCTATTCAAATTTACAGACTGGAATTGAATTCATGGACTTGTATAGCCATCTGATTCCGGTGTATGATGTAGAACCGCTGGAAAAGATTACTGATGCGTATCTGGATCAGTATCTGTGGTACGAAGCTGACAAGCGGCGCCTATTTCCACCGTGGATTAAACCGAGCGATACGGAACCACCGCCACTGCTCGTTTACAAATGGTGTCAAGGTATGAAATGCGCATTGAAGATCTTTATTGCATTACAATCCCAGCTACATTGGACTCTGCCGGTGTGTGCTTTGTGACAATGAGATTTTACAGTTGAAGTTCATCcccttgttgcaaacctcacgctggcggtgcttccgattGACATCGTGCGTTAATATAAACTTAAAATCAAAATGTTTCTGCTAATATGAGTTTATATGTTATATGTTTTATAAAACGACGGGCTAACTATCTGTTTGTTATCTTTCACGCCCGTCAGGAATAAACAACCTGCAGGATGTATGGGACGTTTCGGAAGGTGAATGCAACGTACTGCTTGAATCGCGTTTCGAAAAGCTGTACGAAAAGATCGACTTGACGCTGCTGAATCGACTCCTGCGTCTGATCGTCGATCACAACATCGCTGATTATATGACCGCCAAGAACAACGTGGTGATCAACTACAAGGACATGAACCACACGAACAGTTACGGCATCATACGCGGTCTCCAGTTTGCCTCGTTCGTTGCGCAATATTATGGGCTGGTGCTTGATCTGCTCGTGCTTGGATTGCAACGTGCTAGTGAGATGGCCGGTCCACCACAGATGCCGAACGATTTCCTAACGTTCCAAGACGTTGCCACGGAGGCGTGCCATCCGATTCGTCTGTACTGTCGGTATGTCGATCGCATTCACATTTTCTTCCGCTTCACGGCGGAAGAGGCCCGCGATCTTATCCAGCGCTACCTCACCGAGCATCCGGACCCGAACAATGAGAATATTGTGGgatataacaacaaaaaatgttggCCACGCGATGCACGCATGCGTCTGATGAAACATGACGTTAACTTGGGCCGTGCTGTATTCTGGGACATTAAGAATCGCTTGCCGCGTTCGGTTACAACCGTCCAGTGGGACAACACCTTCGTGTCGGTCTACTCGAAGGATAATCCCAACTTGCTGTTCAACATGTCCGGGTTTGAGTGTCGCATTTTGCCAAAGTGTCGTACGCAGAACGACGAATTTACGCATCGTGACGGTGTGTGGAACTTGCAGAATGAAGTCACCAAGGAGCGTACGGCCCAGTGCTTCTTGCGTGTAGACGATGAGTCGCTCAGCCGTTTCCACAATCGCGTTCGACAGATTTTAATGGCATCGGGTTCGACAACGTTCACGAAGATTGTCAACAAGTGGAACACGGCCCTTATTGGTTTGATGACTTACTTCCGCGAGGCGGTGGTCAACACACAGGAACTTTTGGATTTGCTGGTAAAGTGTGAAAACAAGATCCAGACGCGTATTAAGATTGGGTTGAATTCGAAAATGCCTTCCCGTTTCCCACCGGTCGTGTTCTACACACCGAAGGAGCTGGGCGGATTGGGCATGTTGAGTATGGGTCACGTGCTTATACCACAGTCCGATTTACGCTGGTCGAAGCAAACCGACGTGGGCATTACCCATTTCCGCTCGGGCATGTCACATGACGAAGATCAGCTGATTCCGAATCTGTACCGTTACATCCAACCGTGGGAAAGTGAGTTTATCGACTCGCAGCGTGTCTGGGCCGAGTACGCACTGAAGCGTCAGGAGGCTAATGCACAAAATCGTCGTCTTACGCTGGAAGATTTGGAAGATAGTTGGGATCGTGGCATTCCGCGTATCAACACACTGTTCCAGAAGGATCGTCACACGCTTGCGTACGACAAAGGATGGCGCATACGGACGGAGTTCAAGCAGTACCAGGTGCTGAAGCAGAATCCATTCTGGTGGACACATCAGCGCCACGACGGTAAGCTGTGGAATCTGAACAACTACCGTACGGATATGATTCAGGCGCTCGGAGGCGTTGAGGGCATCCTTGAGCATACACTCTTCAAGGGTACTTATTTCCCGACCTGGGAAGGTTTGTTCTGGGAGAAAGCGTCCGGATTCGAGGAGTCCATGAAGTACAAGAAGCTTACGAACGCTCAGCGCTCCGGTTTGAACCAGATCCCGAACCGTCGTTTTACGCTCTGGTGGTCACCGACGATCAACCGCGCAAACGTGTACGTCGGTTTCCAGGTGCAGCTTGATTTGACCGGTATTTTCATGCACGGTAAAATCCCGACGCTGAAGATTTCTCTGATTCAAATCTTCCGTGCTCACTTGTGGCAGAAGATTCACGAATCGATCGTCATGGATCTGTGCCAGGTGTTCGATCAGGAGCTGGATGCGCTCGAGATCGAAACGGTACAGAAGGAAACGATTCATCCGCGTAAATCTTACAAGATGAACTCTTCCTGCGCTGACATTCTTCTCTTTCCGGCGTACAAATGGAACGTGTCGAGGCCCTCGCTGCTAGCGGACACGAAGGACACGATGGACAACACAACGACGCAAAAGTTCTGGATTGATGTGCAGCTGCGCTGGGGAGATTATGATTCGCACGATATCGAGCGATATGCACGCGCCAAGTTCCTCGACTATACGACCGATAATATGTCGATCTATCCGTCACCAACCGGTGTGCTGATTGCTATCGATTTAGCCTACAATCTGCACAGTGCGTATGGTAACTGGTTCCCGGGATGCAAGCCACTGATTCAGCAAGCAATGGCGAAAATCATGAAAGCCAATCCGGCGCTGTATGTGCTTCGCGAGCGTATCCGAAAAGCACTGCAACTGTACAGTTCGGAACCGACGGAACCGTACCTGAGTTCGCAAAACTATGGTGAGCTGTTCTCCAACCAGATCATTTGGTTCGTGGACGATACGAACGTGTATCGTGTGACGATTCACAAGACGTTTGAAGGTAACTTGACCACGAAGCCGATCAACGGTGCAATCTTTATCTTCAACCCACGTACCGGACAGCTGTTCCTGAAGATTATTCACACATCGGTATGGGCCGGTCAGAAGCGTCTTGGGCAGTTGGCCAAGTGGAAAACGGCTGAAGAAGTAGCGGCCTTAATTCGGTCTCTGCCTGTGGAGGAACAGCCGAAACAGATTATCGTAACTCGCAAAGGCATGTTGGATCCGCTCGAGGTGCATTTGCTCGACTTCCCGAACATCGTGATCAAGGGCTCAGAGCTGCAGCTCCCGTTCCAGGCATGTCTGAAGGTGGAGAAGTTTGGTGATTTGATCCTGAAGGCTACTGAGCCACAGATGGTACTGTTCAATCTGTATGACGATTGGCTGAAGACGATCTCATCGTACACAGCGTTCTCGCGATTGATTCTTATCCTTCGCGCACTGCACGTCAATACGGAACGCACAAAGGTAATCTTGAAGCCGGACAAAACGACCGTTACGGAGGCACACCACATCTGGCCAACACTGACGGACGAAGAATGGATTAAGGTAGAGGTGCAGTTGAAGGATCTGATTCTGGCCGATTACGGCAAAAAGAACAACGTCAACGTGGCCTCACTGACGCAGTCGGAAATCCGTGACATCATTCTCGGTATGGAAATATCAGCCCCATCCGCACAACGTCAACAGATCGCGGAAATTGAGAAGCAAACGAAGGAACAATCCCAACTAACGGCAACAACGACACGCACCACGAACAAGCACGGTGACGAGATCATTACCTCAACGACGAGCAACTACGAGACGACGACGTTTAGCTCGAAAACCGAGTGGCGAGTACGTGCGATCTCGGCAACTAACCTGCATCTGCGTACCAATCACATCTACGTCAGTTCGGATGACATCAAGGAGACGGGCTACACGTACATTCTGCCCAAGAATGTGCTGAAGAAGTTCGTTACCATTTCGGATCTGCGGGCTCAAATCGCTGGCTATCTGTACGGTGTTAGTCCACCGGACAACCCACAGGTGAAGGAGATCCGTTGCATTGTGATGCCACCGCAATGGGGCACACATCAACAGATCAACCTACCCAGCACGCTCCCTGCCCATCAGTATCTAAAGGATATGGAACCACTCGGCTGGATTCACACACAGCCGAACGAATTGCCACAGCTATCGCCCCAGGACATTACGACGCACGCACGCATCATGTCCGAAAATCCGAACTGGGACGGCGAAAAGACGATCATCATCACCTGCTCGTTCACACCTGGCTCCTGTTCACTTACCGCATACAAGCTGACCCCGTCCGGTTACGAGTGGGGTCACAAGAACACGGACAAGGGCAACAATCCGAAGGGCTATCTGCCCTCGCATTACGAGCGCGTGCAGATGCTGCTGTCGAACAAGTTCCTTGGGTTCTTTATGGTACCGGCGCAGGGCAGCTGGAATTACAACTTCATGGGTGTGCGGCACGATCCGAACATGAAGTAcgagctgcagctggccaaTCCGAAGGAGTTTTACCATGAAATTCATCGACCGTCTCACTTTTTGCTATTTTCGAGCTTGGAGGAAGGTGGCGATGGTAACGGTGCCGATCGTGAGGACATGTTTGGTTAGgcgctggggttttttttttagaatagCTTTTCACATCTAATATAGCGGTCAACAGTATGTAATCGAATGAACGGTTATCGTTCGTTGAAAAAATGTGACATTGATACGATAAGgcgaataataataatgtacgTCAATTTACGATGTGTTTGTATTCTTTACGAAGATTgaaaatttagtttaaatgtGAAGCTAGGTTGTCTCaattttggtttgattttcaattgaaacgaaaaaatcgagttgttttgtaatttgacTTTAGTTGAGATATGCAGTCCACAAATTTATCATAACTAAGGGCAGTtgacaaataataaaatccgATATTAATTCCAATTCCTCCCGTCGATTCACTTTTTAATGCGCCATGGATtaaaacgcctgaaagtatgcaaatgaAATTTGTATCGTATTCATATTCGTATAACATTGATCACTAATTCCGTTAATGTATTGGTGACCATTTTGGGAATGAATTGATAAGAATTACGCATGTCTTCTATTAACATAAGCATGTCTCATTATGAAGTGGCCATTCTTATGCTCTAGAAACGAATGTtgattgtttgaatttttgttACGGTCACTCGAGCTCGTGATTACAAATCGCTGGTCTACCACAAGTCCCATATTGTCTAGTGGTTAGGATATCCGGCTCTCACCCGGAAGGCCCGGGTTCGATTCCCGGTATGGGaagcccttttttgttttttttttaatttagtttttatctttgtaaagcattttaacaaatattcttttcattatttatgtaATTGTTAATCAACTGTTAATCAACAATATTGCATCATGTTTAATCATAATCTGGTTAAACACCTTAAaacttaaaagaaaaataatttaaaaagcaGCTTTATCATGATcttgaaaatttaaacaatgaAAGAAGCGTAGAGCTGtattgtaataaatttaacatttaagTTAAATGAACATCCTATTATTAACCTTTATCTCTGGTACCAATATTACAATCTTGATAATGAATTAATGATTGAATCAAATACATACATCTCGTGCCTCCCTCATCATTTTGTATCTCTCCCTAAGGCACAACGACAGCCCAATCGTTTGGCCATTGCCATTGCCGAAGGGATACATTCTGATCGAATACACGAGGGGTTGTTAGGCAAAGGCGTTCTAATTCTAACACACGTGCTCGGAATAGTAAAATCGTTCAAGGCTGCGTTTAAACGCGAGGATATGCACGGAGTCTGGATGTCCGTGTACTGCGCATGTGCCACGCACGGTAAACATTCTCCGTACCGGCAACCATAACAACGACAATCCGGTCAGAATGCCGCCTTACATTCTCCGGTATTCGGGCTGTGTGCAACCCTGCGGAAGGAGGTAACCTGC
Protein-coding sequences here:
- the LOC128300998 gene encoding pre-mRNA-processing-splicing factor 8 — encoded protein: MAIPPYMIPPNQWAHMMAQQQVFAVQQAQAQAQAQAQAQQQQQQQQHAQVHMHAQQMAVNQMQMPPMGHIPPGPPKPDIILTEEKLQEKAQKWQQLQSKRFAEKRKFGFVDAQKEDMPPEHIRKIIRDHGDMTSRKYRHDKRVYLGALKYMPHAVMKLLENMPMPWEQIRDVPVLYHITGAITFVNEIPWVIEPLYIAQWGTMWIMMRREKRDRRHFKRMRFPPFDDEEPPLDYADNVLDVEPLEAIQIDLDGEEDGSVYDWFYEHRPLIGTPHVNGSTYRKWNLTLPQMATLYRLGNQLLTDLVDDNFFYLFDPKSFFTAKALNMAIPGGPKFEPLIKDHNVGDEDWNEFNDINKIIIRQPIRTEYRIAFPYLYNNMPHFVHLSWYHAPNVVFIKTEDPDLPAFYFDPLINPIAHRHAVKSIEILPDDDEEFILPEEVQPFLQDTPLYTDNTANGISLLWAPRPFNMRSGRCRRAIDIPLVKTWYKEHCPPGHPVKVRVSYQKLLKYYVLNALKHRKPKPQKKRYLFRSFKATKFFQTTTLDWVEAGLQVCRQGYNMLNLLIHRKNLNYLHLDYNFNLKPVKTLTTKERKKSRFGNAFHLCREILRLTKLIIDSHVQYRLNNVDAFQLADGLQYIFAHVGQLTGMYRYKYKLMRQIRMCKDLKHLIYYRFNTGPVGKGPGCGFWAPGWRVWLFFMRGITPLLERWLGNLLSRQFEGRHSKGVAKTVTKQRVESHFDLELRASVMHDIVDMMPEGIKQNKARTILQHLSEAWRCWKANIPWKVPGLPIPIENMILRYVKMKADWWTNTAHYNRERIRRGATVDKTVCKKNLGRLTRLYLKAEQERQHNYLKDGPYISPEEAVAIYTTTVHWLESRRFAPIPFPPLSYKHDTKLLILALERLKEAYSVKSRLNQSQREELGLIEQAYDNPHEALSRIKRHLLTQRAFKETGIEFMDLYSHLIPVYDVEPLEKITDAYLDQYLWYEADKRRLFPPWIKPSDTEPPPLLVYKWCQGINNLQDVWDVSEGECNVLLESRFEKLYEKIDLTLLNRLLRLIVDHNIADYMTAKNNVVINYKDMNHTNSYGIIRGLQFASFVAQYYGLVLDLLVLGLQRASEMAGPPQMPNDFLTFQDVATEACHPIRLYCRYVDRIHIFFRFTAEEARDLIQRYLTEHPDPNNENIVGYNNKKCWPRDARMRLMKHDVNLGRAVFWDIKNRLPRSVTTVQWDNTFVSVYSKDNPNLLFNMSGFECRILPKCRTQNDEFTHRDGVWNLQNEVTKERTAQCFLRVDDESLSRFHNRVRQILMASGSTTFTKIVNKWNTALIGLMTYFREAVVNTQELLDLLVKCENKIQTRIKIGLNSKMPSRFPPVVFYTPKELGGLGMLSMGHVLIPQSDLRWSKQTDVGITHFRSGMSHDEDQLIPNLYRYIQPWESEFIDSQRVWAEYALKRQEANAQNRRLTLEDLEDSWDRGIPRINTLFQKDRHTLAYDKGWRIRTEFKQYQVLKQNPFWWTHQRHDGKLWNLNNYRTDMIQALGGVEGILEHTLFKGTYFPTWEGLFWEKASGFEESMKYKKLTNAQRSGLNQIPNRRFTLWWSPTINRANVYVGFQVQLDLTGIFMHGKIPTLKISLIQIFRAHLWQKIHESIVMDLCQVFDQELDALEIETVQKETIHPRKSYKMNSSCADILLFPAYKWNVSRPSLLADTKDTMDNTTTQKFWIDVQLRWGDYDSHDIERYARAKFLDYTTDNMSIYPSPTGVLIAIDLAYNLHSAYGNWFPGCKPLIQQAMAKIMKANPALYVLRERIRKALQLYSSEPTEPYLSSQNYGELFSNQIIWFVDDTNVYRVTIHKTFEGNLTTKPINGAIFIFNPRTGQLFLKIIHTSVWAGQKRLGQLAKWKTAEEVAALIRSLPVEEQPKQIIVTRKGMLDPLEVHLLDFPNIVIKGSELQLPFQACLKVEKFGDLILKATEPQMVLFNLYDDWLKTISSYTAFSRLILILRALHVNTERTKVILKPDKTTVTEAHHIWPTLTDEEWIKVEVQLKDLILADYGKKNNVNVASLTQSEIRDIILGMEISAPSAQRQQIAEIEKQTKEQSQLTATTTRTTNKHGDEIITSTTSNYETTTFSSKTEWRVRAISATNLHLRTNHIYVSSDDIKETGYTYILPKNVLKKFVTISDLRAQIAGYLYGVSPPDNPQVKEIRCIVMPPQWGTHQQINLPSTLPAHQYLKDMEPLGWIHTQPNELPQLSPQDITTHARIMSENPNWDGEKTIIITCSFTPGSCSLTAYKLTPSGYEWGHKNTDKGNNPKGYLPSHYERVQMLLSNKFLGFFMVPAQGSWNYNFMGVRHDPNMKYELQLANPKEFYHEIHRPSHFLLFSSLEEGGDGNGADREDMFG